In Zalophus californianus isolate mZalCal1 chromosome 4, mZalCal1.pri.v2, whole genome shotgun sequence, the following proteins share a genomic window:
- the MFAP2 gene encoding microfibrillar-associated protein 2 isoform X2, whose amino-acid sequence MRAAYLFLLFLPGLLAQGQFDLDQLPPFPDHVQYTHYSDQIDNPDYYDYQEVTPRPPAEQFQFQSQQQVQQEVIAAPTVAPGNVETEPTEPGPLDCREEQYPCTRLYSIHKPCKQCLNEVCFYSLRRVYVVNKEICVRTVCAHEELLRADLCRDKFSKCGVMASSGLCPSVAASCARSCGGC is encoded by the exons ATGAGAGCTGCCTACCTCTTCCTGCTGTTCCTGCCTG GCCTGCTGGCTCAGGGCCAATTTGACCTAGACCAACTGCCCCCGTTCCCAGACCACGTCCAGTACACCCACTACAGTGACCAGATAG ACAACCCGGACTACTATGATTATCAAG AGGTGACTCCtcggccccccgcggagcagttCCAGTTCCAGTCCCAGCAGCAAGTCCAACAGGAAGTCATCGCGGCCCCCACCGTAG CTCCAGGAAATGTGGAGACAGAGCCCACGGAGCCTGGGCCTCTGG ACTGCCGTGAGGAACAATACCCGTGCACCCGCCTCTACTCCATCCACAAGCCTTGCAAACAGTGTCTCAATGAGGTCTGCTTCTACAG CCTCCGCCGCGTATACGTGGTCAACAAGGAGATCTGTGTCCGCACGGTCTGTGCCCATGAGGAGCTCCTTCGAG CTGACCTGTGTCGGGACAAGTTCTCCAAATGTGGCGTCATGGCCAGCAGTGGCCTGTGTCCATCCGTGGCGGCCTCCTGTGCCAGGAGCTGCGGGGGCTGCTAG
- the MFAP2 gene encoding microfibrillar-associated protein 2 isoform X1, with protein MRAAYLFLLFLPAGLLAQGQFDLDQLPPFPDHVQYTHYSDQIDNPDYYDYQEVTPRPPAEQFQFQSQQQVQQEVIAAPTVAPGNVETEPTEPGPLDCREEQYPCTRLYSIHKPCKQCLNEVCFYSLRRVYVVNKEICVRTVCAHEELLRADLCRDKFSKCGVMASSGLCPSVAASCARSCGGC; from the exons ATGAGAGCTGCCTACCTCTTCCTGCTGTTCCTGCCTG CAGGCCTGCTGGCTCAGGGCCAATTTGACCTAGACCAACTGCCCCCGTTCCCAGACCACGTCCAGTACACCCACTACAGTGACCAGATAG ACAACCCGGACTACTATGATTATCAAG AGGTGACTCCtcggccccccgcggagcagttCCAGTTCCAGTCCCAGCAGCAAGTCCAACAGGAAGTCATCGCGGCCCCCACCGTAG CTCCAGGAAATGTGGAGACAGAGCCCACGGAGCCTGGGCCTCTGG ACTGCCGTGAGGAACAATACCCGTGCACCCGCCTCTACTCCATCCACAAGCCTTGCAAACAGTGTCTCAATGAGGTCTGCTTCTACAG CCTCCGCCGCGTATACGTGGTCAACAAGGAGATCTGTGTCCGCACGGTCTGTGCCCATGAGGAGCTCCTTCGAG CTGACCTGTGTCGGGACAAGTTCTCCAAATGTGGCGTCATGGCCAGCAGTGGCCTGTGTCCATCCGTGGCGGCCTCCTGTGCCAGGAGCTGCGGGGGCTGCTAG
- the MFAP2 gene encoding microfibrillar-associated protein 2 isoform X3, which translates to MRAAYLFLLFLPDNPDYYDYQEVTPRPPAEQFQFQSQQQVQQEVIAAPTVAPGNVETEPTEPGPLDCREEQYPCTRLYSIHKPCKQCLNEVCFYSLRRVYVVNKEICVRTVCAHEELLRADLCRDKFSKCGVMASSGLCPSVAASCARSCGGC; encoded by the exons ATGAGAGCTGCCTACCTCTTCCTGCTGTTCCTGCCTG ACAACCCGGACTACTATGATTATCAAG AGGTGACTCCtcggccccccgcggagcagttCCAGTTCCAGTCCCAGCAGCAAGTCCAACAGGAAGTCATCGCGGCCCCCACCGTAG CTCCAGGAAATGTGGAGACAGAGCCCACGGAGCCTGGGCCTCTGG ACTGCCGTGAGGAACAATACCCGTGCACCCGCCTCTACTCCATCCACAAGCCTTGCAAACAGTGTCTCAATGAGGTCTGCTTCTACAG CCTCCGCCGCGTATACGTGGTCAACAAGGAGATCTGTGTCCGCACGGTCTGTGCCCATGAGGAGCTCCTTCGAG CTGACCTGTGTCGGGACAAGTTCTCCAAATGTGGCGTCATGGCCAGCAGTGGCCTGTGTCCATCCGTGGCGGCCTCCTGTGCCAGGAGCTGCGGGGGCTGCTAG